In a genomic window of Corynebacterium lizhenjunii:
- a CDS encoding ABC transporter substrate-binding protein yields the protein MSSEAGSSSAMAAGDAKANGSFHVTDVAGRDVAFEKRPERILLAEGRGLFATSLLDKDEPLRNVVAVGNDFHTAAPSYEAKFAEENAAYKDLPRVGHIAKGDVTVENLLSFNPDVVVMTLDHKKAAESNGFLDKMDKAGLKYVFTDFRQKPLENTPKSIEVYGKLFDREDKAAEYTEFYTKKVEEISQRAAKLKDKPTTFLWRAAGLKDCCATVKESNLGDLVVAAGGTNLADSLLDTESGDLTPEKILEQNPEHIIATGGSWAKNPDKPEVLPHVELGYAATPEQASKTLQGLLATPGFSELRAPKEGDLHAVYHQFYDSPLNVFALEQFAVWLHPEEFKDLDPEADFAAFHKQWLPFELSGTFFATLNGSHR from the coding sequence GCCAAGGCCAACGGGAGCTTCCACGTCACCGACGTGGCCGGGCGCGACGTGGCTTTTGAGAAGCGCCCGGAGCGTATCTTGCTGGCAGAAGGCCGCGGACTCTTTGCCACCTCGCTGCTGGATAAGGATGAGCCGCTGCGCAACGTGGTAGCGGTGGGCAATGACTTCCACACCGCCGCACCGAGCTACGAGGCCAAGTTTGCGGAAGAAAACGCCGCTTACAAGGACCTGCCGCGGGTGGGCCACATTGCCAAGGGCGATGTCACGGTCGAAAACCTGCTGTCCTTCAACCCGGACGTAGTGGTGATGACCCTCGACCACAAGAAGGCCGCAGAATCCAATGGTTTTTTGGACAAGATGGATAAGGCGGGCCTGAAGTACGTGTTCACGGACTTTAGGCAAAAGCCCCTGGAGAACACCCCGAAGTCCATTGAGGTCTACGGCAAGCTCTTTGACCGCGAGGACAAGGCTGCGGAGTACACGGAGTTCTACACCAAGAAGGTCGAAGAGATTTCCCAGCGTGCGGCGAAGCTCAAGGACAAGCCCACCACCTTCCTGTGGCGTGCTGCGGGCCTGAAGGACTGCTGTGCCACGGTCAAGGAATCCAACCTCGGCGACCTGGTGGTGGCTGCAGGTGGCACCAACCTTGCCGATTCCCTCTTGGACACCGAATCCGGTGACCTCACCCCAGAAAAGATCCTTGAGCAGAACCCTGAGCACATCATTGCCACCGGTGGATCCTGGGCCAAGAACCCAGACAAGCCCGAGGTCCTGCCGCACGTAGAACTCGGCTATGCCGCCACCCCAGAGCAAGCATCAAAGACGCTGCAGGGCCTGCTGGCCACCCCCGGCTTTAGCGAGCTGCGCGCACCAAAGGAAGGCGACCTGCACGCGGTCTACCACCAGTTCTATGACTCCCCGCTTAACGTCTTTGCCCTGGAACAATTTGCCGTGTGGCTGCACCCGGAGGAATTTAAGGACCTAGATCCGGAGGCGGACTTTGCCGCCTTCCACAAGCAGTGGCTGCCATTTGAACTCTCCGGCACCTTCTTTGCCACCCTGAATGGCTCCCACCGCTAA
- a CDS encoding FecCD family ABC transporter permease yields MTQTLNQDAIIAQYRRASARKVAIIATLTLGAVVAFVVATIIGPVDLSVRDVAQGIFRPDSVDSTTRTVLWTLRLPASAMAVLIGASLSLSGAHMQTILDNPLAEPFTLGISAAAAFGGAASIVLGWSLVSHPQFNLAAVAWASALLAVAIVAGAAVWKSASAESMILLGIALVFLFQAMLSLLQYRATTEALQQIVFWTMGSLQRANWAANGIIAASLALAIPFTVINGWKLTALRLGDARAAALGVNVTRLRVSTLVVASLLAASAVAFAGIIGFVGLVGPHVARMLVGEDQRYFAPAAMASGAILLAGAHAVSISMVPGIAIPIGIITALVGVPFFVGLVLFRKRGAWG; encoded by the coding sequence ATGACTCAAACGCTTAATCAAGACGCGATTATTGCGCAGTATCGACGAGCCAGTGCCCGCAAGGTGGCCATCATTGCGACGCTGACTCTGGGAGCAGTGGTGGCCTTTGTGGTGGCTACGATCATTGGCCCAGTGGACTTAAGCGTGCGTGATGTCGCCCAGGGCATCTTCCGTCCGGATAGCGTGGATAGCACCACCCGCACGGTGCTGTGGACTTTGCGTCTACCGGCATCGGCCATGGCGGTCCTCATTGGGGCATCGCTGTCACTATCCGGCGCCCACATGCAAACTATTTTGGACAACCCGCTGGCGGAGCCATTTACCCTAGGCATCTCGGCGGCCGCAGCCTTTGGAGGCGCTGCCTCCATCGTGCTGGGGTGGTCCTTAGTGTCGCACCCGCAGTTTAATTTGGCGGCGGTGGCGTGGGCATCGGCCCTGCTGGCTGTGGCCATCGTGGCAGGTGCGGCGGTGTGGAAGTCCGCTAGTGCAGAGTCGATGATCCTGCTGGGCATCGCTCTGGTCTTCCTTTTCCAGGCCATGCTCTCGTTGCTGCAATACCGCGCCACCACTGAGGCCCTGCAACAAATTGTGTTTTGGACCATGGGGTCGCTGCAGCGCGCGAACTGGGCGGCCAATGGGATTATTGCGGCATCCCTAGCCCTGGCCATCCCGTTCACGGTGATTAACGGCTGGAAGCTCACCGCGCTGCGTCTGGGCGATGCTCGCGCCGCGGCACTGGGTGTTAATGTCACTCGCCTGCGGGTATCCACGCTGGTGGTGGCCTCTCTGCTGGCGGCCAGCGCGGTGGCCTTTGCCGGCATCATCGGCTTTGTGGGTCTGGTCGGCCCGCATGTTGCGCGCATGTTGGTGGGTGAGGACCAGCGCTACTTTGCCCCAGCTGCCATGGCTAGTGGCGCCATACTGTTGGCCGGGGCGCACGCAGTGTCTATCAGCATGGTTCCAGGCATTGCGATCCCGATTGGCATTATTACCGCCCTGGTGGGTGTGCCCTTCTTCGTGGGGCTGGTGCTCTTCCGCAAGCGCGGGGCTTGGGGGTAG
- a CDS encoding ABC transporter ATP-binding protein: protein MLTITDLHVSYGRRQVLRGISAGCGEPGTVTGLVGPNAAGKSTLVKAVAGVCPIASGQAQVELDGTVLKGRARQRALGYVPQDVLSSASLTVFESVVISARGAVEDPLTASAEALERLGIAGLAQRSVRELSGGQRQLVAVAQMLVRRPHVLLLDEPTSALDLRHQVELLQLTRQEVRERDAVALVVLHDLNLAARYCDQLLVLADGQVVEHGTPAQVLRADLLEQVYGLRARVLDDEGTPVVCPVATTCG from the coding sequence ATGTTAACCATTACAGATCTGCATGTCTCTTATGGTCGACGCCAGGTTCTCCGCGGGATCAGCGCTGGCTGTGGTGAGCCCGGTACGGTCACCGGCCTCGTGGGACCCAATGCTGCCGGCAAGTCCACCCTGGTCAAAGCCGTTGCAGGGGTGTGTCCCATTGCCTCAGGCCAGGCCCAGGTGGAGCTCGACGGCACCGTGTTGAAGGGCCGGGCCCGCCAACGCGCACTGGGCTATGTGCCCCAGGATGTGCTCTCCAGCGCCAGTCTGACGGTCTTTGAGTCCGTGGTCATTTCTGCCCGCGGTGCCGTCGAGGACCCCTTGACCGCCAGTGCCGAGGCCCTGGAACGATTGGGCATAGCTGGCCTGGCGCAGCGCAGTGTGCGGGAACTCTCCGGCGGGCAGCGCCAGCTCGTGGCCGTGGCCCAGATGTTGGTGCGCCGTCCCCACGTGCTGCTGCTGGATGAGCCCACCTCCGCCCTGGACCTGCGCCACCAGGTTGAGCTGCTGCAGCTCACCCGCCAGGAAGTCCGCGAGCGTGACGCCGTGGCCCTGGTGGTCTTGCACGACCTCAACCTGGCTGCGCGGTACTGCGACCAATTGCTTGTGCTTGCCGATGGCCAGGTGGTCGAGCATGGCACTCCCGCCCAAGTCCTGCGGGCCGACCTGCTAGAACAGGTCTACGGCCTGCGGGCCCGCGTGCTCGATGATGAAGGTACACCCGTGGTGTGCCCCGTCGCCACGACGTGTGGGTAG
- a CDS encoding IS1634 family transposase, whose protein sequence is MSLPRIRTVPTASGATAVQVIWRYVDRKPVLDHIGSAHSDEELALLVAKAQRLIDGDQLAFDIDTTGGVGNRGATGSADSPFAITSERAGYLLDAIRGAFSVLGLDTATGDDRVFYDLVAARIISPGSKFESIETLEEVGVQSASYSTIQRHLPGYATAEFLDRISGALASYAGIGPGVIVLYDVTTLYFETDKEAAAQTGFSKERRLESQITVGMLTDATGLPLSIGAFEGNRAETHTMLPMIQRLAQAYNLDDITVVADAGMFSAANKQAIVDAGLGYILGTKQREIPAVINSWRTQHPGQDYTHGQIWSAVNPAGVDKQDGNGTRLVTYYQYSQDRARRTLKGVAEQVAKAERAVAGTVPVKRNRYVNLKAPHKAVNYKLAEKHRALAGIKGYETNRLDFTAEQVIDAYRRLFKIEKSFRMAKSDLQARPIYHRKKDSIDAHLAVVMCAMACGHVLEQATGLSLKRLVRTLKKYRSITLNINGQTVYAHAPLPADVSELIEKLPKSD, encoded by the coding sequence ATGTCTCTGCCTCGTATCCGTACTGTTCCGACTGCCTCTGGGGCCACGGCTGTCCAGGTGATCTGGCGCTATGTTGACCGCAAACCGGTGCTCGACCACATTGGATCGGCTCATAGCGATGAAGAATTAGCACTGCTTGTGGCCAAGGCGCAGCGTCTGATTGACGGTGACCAGTTGGCCTTCGATATTGACACCACAGGTGGTGTGGGCAATCGGGGTGCTACGGGGTCTGCTGATAGTCCATTTGCCATCACTAGCGAACGTGCTGGGTATCTTCTCGATGCTATTCGTGGCGCGTTTAGCGTGCTCGGGTTGGATACCGCCACTGGAGATGATCGTGTCTTCTATGACTTGGTGGCAGCGAGGATTATCTCACCAGGTTCGAAATTCGAATCAATCGAAACGCTAGAAGAAGTAGGCGTCCAATCAGCGTCCTACAGCACGATTCAGCGCCATCTGCCTGGGTATGCCACGGCAGAGTTTCTCGACAGGATCAGTGGCGCTCTTGCCTCGTATGCTGGTATTGGCCCCGGGGTGATTGTTCTCTACGATGTGACCACGCTGTACTTTGAAACAGATAAAGAAGCAGCTGCGCAAACCGGGTTTTCTAAAGAACGTCGGCTAGAGTCACAAATCACCGTTGGCATGCTCACTGATGCCACGGGTCTGCCGCTATCGATCGGGGCGTTTGAAGGAAACCGGGCAGAAACCCACACGATGCTACCGATGATTCAGCGCCTAGCCCAGGCCTACAACCTCGATGACATCACCGTAGTTGCAGATGCCGGAATGTTCTCCGCAGCCAATAAACAAGCCATCGTTGACGCAGGCCTGGGCTACATCCTTGGGACAAAGCAACGCGAGATCCCTGCCGTTATCAACTCCTGGCGCACACAACACCCAGGCCAGGACTACACACACGGCCAAATCTGGAGCGCCGTGAACCCGGCCGGGGTGGATAAGCAAGATGGCAATGGTACTCGTTTAGTAACGTACTACCAGTACTCGCAGGACCGGGCGCGCCGAACGCTCAAAGGTGTAGCCGAGCAGGTCGCAAAAGCTGAGCGTGCTGTAGCTGGCACAGTGCCAGTGAAGCGAAATCGGTATGTCAATCTCAAGGCACCACACAAGGCAGTCAATTACAAACTCGCCGAAAAGCACCGGGCACTGGCCGGGATAAAGGGATATGAGACCAACCGCCTGGATTTCACCGCAGAACAAGTCATTGATGCCTACCGGCGGTTATTCAAGATCGAGAAGTCATTCCGGATGGCGAAATCAGATTTGCAGGCCAGGCCAATCTATCACCGCAAGAAAGACTCCATCGATGCCCATCTTGCAGTAGTAATGTGCGCAATGGCCTGCGGCCATGTTCTCGAACAGGCCACCGGTCTATCACTAAAGCGCCTGGTCCGGACACTGAAAAAGTACCGCTCAATCACCCTCAACATTAACGGCCAGACCGTCTACGCCCACGCCCCACTACCCGCCGATGTCAGCGAGCTCATCGAAAAGCTCCCAAAATCTGACTAA
- a CDS encoding prephenate dehydrogenase has protein sequence MNPYTLSRPVCIIGLGLIGGSLLRDLAGRNHPVFGYNHSTSGARRAAKQGYDVADDLTTVLTRAEAEQALIVIAVPFGAVASVLDQIAQHAPTTGITDVVSVKSHVYELIKQRDMQHRYVGGHPMAGTAQSGWDNSQQGLFAGAAWAVTYDYATEVDKVGPEWTALFSDVVRLTAMVKAEAMPVRVDGHDEAVARVSHLPHVLAESLAVVGDRGGILAQSLAAGSFKDATRVAGTRAELVRQMCETNAPAVVKALDEILVLLHAARDSLAAPEPSIAELASAGYSARTRLEARSGARAESVSPVKISSRPVLRLSPGGHGWVSQLRQAESMGGRIEVF, from the coding sequence GTGAATCCATATACTCTCTCTCGCCCCGTGTGCATTATTGGCCTCGGACTCATTGGTGGCTCGCTTTTGCGCGACCTTGCTGGACGCAACCACCCCGTATTTGGATACAACCATTCCACATCCGGGGCCCGGCGCGCCGCCAAGCAAGGCTACGATGTGGCCGATGACTTGACCACAGTCCTAACCCGCGCGGAAGCCGAGCAAGCACTCATTGTCATTGCCGTACCCTTTGGGGCCGTGGCCAGCGTATTGGACCAGATTGCCCAGCACGCCCCTACCACCGGGATTACCGATGTCGTCTCAGTGAAATCCCACGTCTATGAGCTGATTAAGCAGCGCGACATGCAGCACCGCTATGTAGGCGGGCACCCCATGGCGGGCACGGCACAGTCGGGCTGGGATAACTCCCAGCAGGGGTTATTTGCTGGTGCTGCCTGGGCGGTGACCTATGACTACGCCACGGAGGTGGACAAGGTCGGCCCTGAGTGGACGGCGCTGTTTAGCGACGTGGTGCGCCTGACCGCCATGGTCAAGGCCGAGGCCATGCCGGTGCGCGTGGACGGCCATGATGAGGCCGTGGCGCGAGTCTCCCACTTGCCGCACGTGTTGGCAGAATCCTTGGCCGTAGTTGGTGACCGCGGCGGGATCCTGGCCCAGTCGCTAGCCGCTGGTTCTTTCAAAGACGCCACCCGCGTGGCCGGTACCCGCGCAGAATTAGTGCGCCAGATGTGTGAGACCAATGCACCGGCAGTGGTCAAAGCCTTGGATGAGATCCTGGTGCTCCTACACGCCGCGCGCGATAGCCTGGCAGCGCCGGAGCCTTCTATTGCTGAGCTTGCCAGCGCTGGCTATAGCGCGCGCACCCGACTGGAGGCACGCTCCGGGGCACGCGCGGAGTCGGTGAGCCCGGTAAAAATTTCTTCCCGCCCCGTGTTGCGGCTATCCCCCGGCGGCCATGGCTGGGTCTCCCAGCTGCGCCAAGCGGAATCTATGGGTGGGCGCATAGAGGTGTTTTAG
- a CDS encoding tRNA adenosine deaminase-associated protein yields the protein MSMEFDREVNRGSQQPELLSFAVTAARGEGTWDVRAYQEDFTDTATSINAVRALRAEGAALALLCVDDDYFVLVRPVPGGVRMLLSDATMAVDDSFAAGFLELRDLDVPDIDPAELDDADPFGDGDFDILEDLGLDEFQLAAIIDNEEDYASDMLLRIAGELGFGDELEEAIEK from the coding sequence ATGAGCATGGAATTTGACCGCGAAGTTAACCGCGGGTCGCAGCAGCCAGAACTGTTGTCCTTCGCTGTGACCGCCGCGCGCGGGGAGGGCACGTGGGATGTCCGGGCCTACCAGGAGGACTTCACCGACACCGCCACCTCCATCAACGCGGTGCGCGCCCTGCGTGCAGAGGGTGCCGCCTTAGCCTTGCTGTGCGTCGATGATGACTATTTTGTCCTGGTCCGTCCCGTCCCCGGCGGTGTGCGCATGTTGCTTTCCGATGCCACTATGGCCGTCGATGACTCCTTTGCTGCAGGTTTCCTGGAGTTGCGCGACCTAGACGTCCCAGATATTGACCCGGCCGAGCTTGATGATGCTGATCCTTTTGGCGACGGCGACTTCGACATCCTCGAAGACCTGGGTTTGGATGAGTTCCAGTTGGCGGCGATCATCGATAACGAGGAGGACTACGCTTCCGATATGCTGCTGCGTATTGCCGGTGAGCTGGGCTTTGGGGATGAACTCGAAGAAGCCATCGAGAAGTAA
- a CDS encoding nucleoside deaminase yields MRFALDVAAATPPGDVPVGAVIYDAAGHVLATGVNRREERRDPTAHAEVEAIRAAVKELGDSWRLTDCEVVVTLEPCAMCAGALVGARIGSIVFGAWEPKTGACGSLVEVPRAPGSLHVPQVRGGVLEAECAQLLADFFSGRRGPASGH; encoded by the coding sequence ATGCGATTTGCATTGGACGTTGCCGCTGCGACCCCGCCGGGTGACGTGCCGGTGGGGGCTGTTATCTACGATGCCGCCGGACACGTGCTAGCCACCGGCGTCAACCGCCGGGAGGAGCGACGCGACCCTACAGCGCACGCGGAGGTCGAGGCCATTCGCGCGGCGGTAAAAGAGCTGGGGGATTCCTGGCGGCTGACGGATTGCGAGGTCGTGGTCACGCTTGAACCGTGCGCCATGTGCGCCGGCGCGCTGGTGGGGGCCCGGATTGGGTCCATCGTCTTTGGTGCGTGGGAGCCCAAGACCGGGGCGTGTGGTTCGCTGGTAGAAGTCCCGCGCGCGCCGGGGTCGTTGCACGTGCCGCAGGTGCGCGGTGGCGTGCTGGAGGCAGAATGCGCGCAGCTGCTAGCAGACTTCTTTTCCGGCCGCCGGGGCCCGGCGTCGGGCCATTAG
- a CDS encoding CsbD family protein: MADFENKKDEVLGSAKEKIGEATGNTDLENEGKADQVKSDVKEAASEAVDAVKDKANEVIGKLKGD; this comes from the coding sequence ATGGCTGATTTCGAGAACAAAAAAGATGAAGTATTGGGCTCCGCAAAGGAAAAGATTGGGGAGGCCACCGGCAACACTGACCTTGAGAACGAGGGCAAGGCTGACCAGGTCAAGAGCGACGTTAAGGAAGCAGCTTCTGAGGCTGTAGACGCCGTGAAGGACAAGGCCAACGAGGTCATCGGCAAGCTCAAGGGCGACTAA